A stretch of the Ptiloglossa arizonensis isolate GNS036 chromosome 1, iyPtiAriz1_principal, whole genome shotgun sequence genome encodes the following:
- the Nhe3 gene encoding na[+]/H[+] hydrogen exchanger 3 isoform X4 — MAVRGGAQIFLLVILCIFLLKSCNGAATDIELDAKAQLLHRLDSLNLLLYTFLLILTVLTIWTFKHRRLRFLHETGLAVIYGLIIGAIIRYGFATSSTILHMPVVPDNSSKYNQSVPPDTLWLRFPEDKGGLIKSKTFSYSFRGEIHKQDSEIDLKATFDPEIFFNIILPPIIFHAGYSLKRKYFFRNLGAILMYALIGTTISAFVIGALMYAFVQLIPLSASFTFLDTLYFGALISPTDPLTIISIFNDLHVDVNLYALVFGESVLNDAVAIVLSGSIQNYGERYRSGSGGFETVAFFQAFGDFVGIFSLSLFIGATMGCITALLTKFTRVRDFPLLESALFVLMSYSTFLIAEASDLTGVVAVLFCGICQAHYTYNNLSPDSRQRTKQLFELLNFLAENFIFSYIGVSMFTFPKHHFDPGFIFAGFLCALLGRAANVYPLSFILNLARKPKISIDYQHMLFFAGLRGAMSFALAIRNTVSDVRQAMLTTTSLIVILTVIFQGGATTQFLSWFNIPVGVDEEIEGLSHNGMRSSGGEGGFGDLDMHRERSPPYNSMQDGSLPASGAKPNEKALLARIWGDFDTRYMKPLLTHSRPTLLETLPVCCGPLARILTTTQQMTQDEAIRKADSDSDFCLEDREMERRRTSVQPLIYNLLFSGGPGL, encoded by the exons ATGGCAGTGAGAGGTGGTGCACAAATTTTTCTCCTCGtaattttgtgtattttcttgTTAAAATCATGCAATGGAGCTGCGACAGACATTGAATTAGACGCGAAAGCACAGTTGTTACATAGACTTGATAGTTTAAATCTcttattatatacatttttattaatattaactgTTTTAACAATATGGACATTTAAGCATCGTCGACTTAGATTTCTCCATGAAACTGGTCTAGCTGTCATTTACG GATTAATTATAGGAGCAATAATTCGTTATGGTTTTGCAACAAGTAGTACCATTCTCCATATGCCTGTTGTGCCAGACAATAGTAGTAAATACAACCAATCAGTTCCACCAGATACGTTGTGGTTACGTTTTCCAGAAGATAAAGGAGGTCTTATTAAAAGTAAAACATTTTCTTATTCGTTTAGAGGAGAGATTCACAAGCAGGACAGTGAAATTGATCTAAAG GCCACTTTTGAtcctgaaatattttttaatattattttaccaCCAATAATTTTTCATGCTGGTTATAGCTTAAAACGA aaataCTTTTTTAGAAATTTGGGAGCAATTCTTATGTATGCTTTGATTGGAACAACAATATCAGCATTTGTTATagg AGCTTTGATGTATGCCTTTGTACAATTGATACCACTTTCTGCTTCATTCACATTTTTGGATACTTTATATTTTGGTGCATTAATATCTCCAACAGATCCACTGACAATaatctcgatttttaatgattTACATGTAGATGTAAATTTGTATGCATTGGTATTTGGAGAAAGTGTATTAAATGATGCAGTTGCAATTGTACTTAGTGg TTCTATACAAAATTATGGAGAACGTTACCGGTCAGGATCAGGTGGATTTGAAACTGTGGCATTTTTCCAAGCATTTGGTGATTTTGTTGGAATATTTAgtctttctttatttattggTGCTACAATGGGTTGTATTACTGCTTTATTAACAAAATTTACTAGAGTCAGAGATTTTCCTCTATTGGAGTCAGCATTATTTGTTTTAATGTCTTATAGTACTTTCTTAATTGCTGAAGCATCTGATCTCACAG GTGTGGTTGCTGTCTTATTTTGTGGTATATGTCAAGCACATTATACATATAACAATTTAAGCCCAGATTCTCGTCAACGGACAAAACAATTGTTTGAGCTTTTGAACTTTTTAgctgaaaattttatattcagtTACATTGGTGTTTCAATGTTTACTTTCCCAAAACATCATTTTGATCCAGGATTTATTTTTGCAGGATTT CTGTGTGCTTTACTAGGTCGAGCAGCAAATGTATATCCATTATCCTTTATATTAAATTTGGCCCGAAAACCAAAGATATCAATAGATTATCAGCATATGTTATTTTTTGCTGGATTACGCGGAGCTATGAGTTTTGCTTTAGCCATCAGGAATACTGTATCAGATGTTCGTCAAGCTATGTTAACAACAACgagtttaattgtaattttaacagTTATTTTCCAAGGTGGAGCAACAACTCAATTTTTGAGTTGGTTTAATATACC AGTTGGTGTGGACGAAGAAATAGAAGGCTTATCACATAATGGAATGCGTAGT TCTGGTGGCGAAGGTGGCTTTGGAGATCTGGACATGCATAGGGAGAGAAGTCCTCCG TATAATTCTATGCAGGATGGATCATTACCAGCCAGTGGTGCAAAACCTAATGAAAAAGCATTGCTTGCCAGAATCTGGGGTGATTTTGATACTCGCTACATGAAACCACTTTTAACTCACTCCAGACCTACATTATTGGAAACACTACCAGTATGTTGTGGTCCTTTAGCCAGAATTCTTACTACAACACAACAAATGACACAG GATGAAGCTATTCGAAAAGCAGATTCAGATTCGGATTTTTGTCTTGAAGATCGTGAAATGGAGCGGCGACGGACCAGTGTTCAACCG ttGATATATAATTTACTATTCAGTGGAGGTCCTGGCTTGTAA
- the Nhe3 gene encoding na[+]/H[+] hydrogen exchanger 3 isoform X7 produces the protein MAVRGGAQIFLLVILCIFLLKSCNGAATDIELDAKAQLLHRLDSLNLLLYTFLLILTVLTIWTFKHRRLRFLHETGLAVIYGLIIGAIIRYGFATSSTILHMPVVPDNSSKYNQSVPPDTLWLRFPEDKGGLIKSKTFSYSFRGEIHKQDSEIDLKATFDPEIFFNIILPPIIFHAGYSLKRKYFFRNLGAILMYALIGTTISAFVIGALMYAFVQLIPLSASFTFLDTLYFGALISPTDPLTIISIFNDLHVDVNLYALVFGESVLNDAVAIVLSGSIQNYGERYRSGSGGFETVAFFQAFGDFVGIFSLSLFIGATMGCITALLTKFTRVRDFPLLESALFVLMSYSTFLIAEASDLTGVVAVLFCGICQAHYTYNNLSPDSRQRTKQLFELLNFLAENFIFSYIGVSMFTFPKHHFDPGFIFAGFLCALLGRAANVYPLSFILNLARKPKISIDYQHMLFFAGLRGAMSFALAIRNTVSDVRQAMLTTTSLIVILTVIFQGGATTQFLSWFNIPVGVDEEIEGLSHNGMRSSGGEGGFGDLDMHRERSPPYNSMQDGSLPASGAKPNEKALLARIWGDFDTRYMKPLLTHSRPTLLETLPVCCGPLARILTTTQQMTQDEAIRKADSDSDFCLEDREMERRRTSVQPIYCILNVIA, from the exons ATGGCAGTGAGAGGTGGTGCACAAATTTTTCTCCTCGtaattttgtgtattttcttgTTAAAATCATGCAATGGAGCTGCGACAGACATTGAATTAGACGCGAAAGCACAGTTGTTACATAGACTTGATAGTTTAAATCTcttattatatacatttttattaatattaactgTTTTAACAATATGGACATTTAAGCATCGTCGACTTAGATTTCTCCATGAAACTGGTCTAGCTGTCATTTACG GATTAATTATAGGAGCAATAATTCGTTATGGTTTTGCAACAAGTAGTACCATTCTCCATATGCCTGTTGTGCCAGACAATAGTAGTAAATACAACCAATCAGTTCCACCAGATACGTTGTGGTTACGTTTTCCAGAAGATAAAGGAGGTCTTATTAAAAGTAAAACATTTTCTTATTCGTTTAGAGGAGAGATTCACAAGCAGGACAGTGAAATTGATCTAAAG GCCACTTTTGAtcctgaaatattttttaatattattttaccaCCAATAATTTTTCATGCTGGTTATAGCTTAAAACGA aaataCTTTTTTAGAAATTTGGGAGCAATTCTTATGTATGCTTTGATTGGAACAACAATATCAGCATTTGTTATagg AGCTTTGATGTATGCCTTTGTACAATTGATACCACTTTCTGCTTCATTCACATTTTTGGATACTTTATATTTTGGTGCATTAATATCTCCAACAGATCCACTGACAATaatctcgatttttaatgattTACATGTAGATGTAAATTTGTATGCATTGGTATTTGGAGAAAGTGTATTAAATGATGCAGTTGCAATTGTACTTAGTGg TTCTATACAAAATTATGGAGAACGTTACCGGTCAGGATCAGGTGGATTTGAAACTGTGGCATTTTTCCAAGCATTTGGTGATTTTGTTGGAATATTTAgtctttctttatttattggTGCTACAATGGGTTGTATTACTGCTTTATTAACAAAATTTACTAGAGTCAGAGATTTTCCTCTATTGGAGTCAGCATTATTTGTTTTAATGTCTTATAGTACTTTCTTAATTGCTGAAGCATCTGATCTCACAG GTGTGGTTGCTGTCTTATTTTGTGGTATATGTCAAGCACATTATACATATAACAATTTAAGCCCAGATTCTCGTCAACGGACAAAACAATTGTTTGAGCTTTTGAACTTTTTAgctgaaaattttatattcagtTACATTGGTGTTTCAATGTTTACTTTCCCAAAACATCATTTTGATCCAGGATTTATTTTTGCAGGATTT CTGTGTGCTTTACTAGGTCGAGCAGCAAATGTATATCCATTATCCTTTATATTAAATTTGGCCCGAAAACCAAAGATATCAATAGATTATCAGCATATGTTATTTTTTGCTGGATTACGCGGAGCTATGAGTTTTGCTTTAGCCATCAGGAATACTGTATCAGATGTTCGTCAAGCTATGTTAACAACAACgagtttaattgtaattttaacagTTATTTTCCAAGGTGGAGCAACAACTCAATTTTTGAGTTGGTTTAATATACC AGTTGGTGTGGACGAAGAAATAGAAGGCTTATCACATAATGGAATGCGTAGT TCTGGTGGCGAAGGTGGCTTTGGAGATCTGGACATGCATAGGGAGAGAAGTCCTCCG TATAATTCTATGCAGGATGGATCATTACCAGCCAGTGGTGCAAAACCTAATGAAAAAGCATTGCTTGCCAGAATCTGGGGTGATTTTGATACTCGCTACATGAAACCACTTTTAACTCACTCCAGACCTACATTATTGGAAACACTACCAGTATGTTGTGGTCCTTTAGCCAGAATTCTTACTACAACACAACAAATGACACAG GATGAAGCTATTCGAAAAGCAGATTCAGATTCGGATTTTTGTCTTGAAGATCGTGAAATGGAGCGGCGACGGACCAGTGTTCAACCG aTCTATTGTATACTGAATGTTATTGCATGA
- the Nhe3 gene encoding na[+]/H[+] hydrogen exchanger 3 isoform X3 yields the protein MAVRGGAQIFLLVILCIFLLKSCNGAATDIELDAKAQLLHRLDSLNLLLYTFLLILTVLTIWTFKHRRLRFLHETGLAVIYGLIIGAIIRYGFATSSTILHMPVVPDNSSKYNQSVPPDTLWLRFPEDKGGLIKSKTFSYSFRGEIHKQDSEIDLKATFDPEIFFNIILPPIIFHAGYSLKRKYFFRNLGAILMYALIGTTISAFVIGALMYAFVQLIPLSASFTFLDTLYFGALISPTDPLTIISIFNDLHVDVNLYALVFGESVLNDAVAIVLSGSIQNYGERYRSGSGGFETVAFFQAFGDFVGIFSLSLFIGATMGCITALLTKFTRVRDFPLLESALFVLMSYSTFLIAEASDLTGVVAVLFCGICQAHYTYNNLSPDSRQRTKQLFELLNFLAENFIFSYIGVSMFTFPKHHFDPGFIFAGFLCALLGRAANVYPLSFILNLARKPKISIDYQHMLFFAGLRGAMSFALAIRNTVSDVRQAMLTTTSLIVILTVIFQGGATTQFLSWFNIPVGVDEEIEGLSHNGMRSSGGEGGFGDLDMHRERSPPDGSLPASGAKPNEKALLARIWGDFDTRYMKPLLTHSRPTLLETLPVCCGPLARILTTTQQMTQDEAIRKADSDSDFCLEDREMERRRTSVQPLGTVMGEVSPGPLPLHTCVALPGLVGRHL from the exons ATGGCAGTGAGAGGTGGTGCACAAATTTTTCTCCTCGtaattttgtgtattttcttgTTAAAATCATGCAATGGAGCTGCGACAGACATTGAATTAGACGCGAAAGCACAGTTGTTACATAGACTTGATAGTTTAAATCTcttattatatacatttttattaatattaactgTTTTAACAATATGGACATTTAAGCATCGTCGACTTAGATTTCTCCATGAAACTGGTCTAGCTGTCATTTACG GATTAATTATAGGAGCAATAATTCGTTATGGTTTTGCAACAAGTAGTACCATTCTCCATATGCCTGTTGTGCCAGACAATAGTAGTAAATACAACCAATCAGTTCCACCAGATACGTTGTGGTTACGTTTTCCAGAAGATAAAGGAGGTCTTATTAAAAGTAAAACATTTTCTTATTCGTTTAGAGGAGAGATTCACAAGCAGGACAGTGAAATTGATCTAAAG GCCACTTTTGAtcctgaaatattttttaatattattttaccaCCAATAATTTTTCATGCTGGTTATAGCTTAAAACGA aaataCTTTTTTAGAAATTTGGGAGCAATTCTTATGTATGCTTTGATTGGAACAACAATATCAGCATTTGTTATagg AGCTTTGATGTATGCCTTTGTACAATTGATACCACTTTCTGCTTCATTCACATTTTTGGATACTTTATATTTTGGTGCATTAATATCTCCAACAGATCCACTGACAATaatctcgatttttaatgattTACATGTAGATGTAAATTTGTATGCATTGGTATTTGGAGAAAGTGTATTAAATGATGCAGTTGCAATTGTACTTAGTGg TTCTATACAAAATTATGGAGAACGTTACCGGTCAGGATCAGGTGGATTTGAAACTGTGGCATTTTTCCAAGCATTTGGTGATTTTGTTGGAATATTTAgtctttctttatttattggTGCTACAATGGGTTGTATTACTGCTTTATTAACAAAATTTACTAGAGTCAGAGATTTTCCTCTATTGGAGTCAGCATTATTTGTTTTAATGTCTTATAGTACTTTCTTAATTGCTGAAGCATCTGATCTCACAG GTGTGGTTGCTGTCTTATTTTGTGGTATATGTCAAGCACATTATACATATAACAATTTAAGCCCAGATTCTCGTCAACGGACAAAACAATTGTTTGAGCTTTTGAACTTTTTAgctgaaaattttatattcagtTACATTGGTGTTTCAATGTTTACTTTCCCAAAACATCATTTTGATCCAGGATTTATTTTTGCAGGATTT CTGTGTGCTTTACTAGGTCGAGCAGCAAATGTATATCCATTATCCTTTATATTAAATTTGGCCCGAAAACCAAAGATATCAATAGATTATCAGCATATGTTATTTTTTGCTGGATTACGCGGAGCTATGAGTTTTGCTTTAGCCATCAGGAATACTGTATCAGATGTTCGTCAAGCTATGTTAACAACAACgagtttaattgtaattttaacagTTATTTTCCAAGGTGGAGCAACAACTCAATTTTTGAGTTGGTTTAATATACC AGTTGGTGTGGACGAAGAAATAGAAGGCTTATCACATAATGGAATGCGTAGT TCTGGTGGCGAAGGTGGCTTTGGAGATCTGGACATGCATAGGGAGAGAAGTCCTCCG GATGGATCATTACCAGCCAGTGGTGCAAAACCTAATGAAAAAGCATTGCTTGCCAGAATCTGGGGTGATTTTGATACTCGCTACATGAAACCACTTTTAACTCACTCCAGACCTACATTATTGGAAACACTACCAGTATGTTGTGGTCCTTTAGCCAGAATTCTTACTACAACACAACAAATGACACAG GATGAAGCTATTCGAAAAGCAGATTCAGATTCGGATTTTTGTCTTGAAGATCGTGAAATGGAGCGGCGACGGACCAGTGTTCAACCG CTGGGAACTGTGATGGGAGAAGTTAGTCCGGGACCACTACCACTGCACACATGCGTCGCCTTGCCAGGTTTGGTCGGCAGACATTTATAA